The sequence ACAGTGCATCTGATTCAATACCAAAAATGACCAATTAATGAATGGTAAAGTGTTCACTGTAAACATAATCGAAGGACAGATATGTTAGCTCTTAGACTAGCTGAATGAGCTAAGTGTTAATGATGTACAGCTGAGCATGAacaacgtttttgttttttttttaccattaatgaacaaaaaaagaagacattttcaTTCCtctagtttgtttttttctgtcattcCTGAGATAATTCACGATTTGCAGAGTATCCTCTCATTCTGATTCACTAACTGCATATTTCTCATAATTCTTTGTGCGAGTTTGTGTCTAGAATACATAAGTAGTGTCCATTAAAACAtcacatatttaaaacaaaaaaaaaaaagaaagccttGTAAACTTTTATGGGTTAATTTCCTGAGTATTTTCCTGAGTATAAATACCTGACTATTTACTTCATCTTTAAAATGTCTAATCAGGTTTCTTCCCCTCCTTAACATTCTGTCTTCACCTTACGTGTGACTAGAATTTATTGATTGGTTCGGGGATTAGTGCTTGCTGTGGCTTATGCTTCACTGCACTGATTGATTACTTACAGAGCGGGGGTTAGAGAACAATAGTCGGTCTGAGGAAAAGGAAATGTAGGGCTCTACGGATATAGGCTGTGTTTCCACCATGGTTTAGGAACCTTCTGAGATTCAGAAATCTCCTGGATGGGTTCTTGTTTTGGGTTCATGATATGGGAGAATAACAAGATGTAGGTGTGTAACGCTTCAGTGCCTGGCAAAATCACAGCAAACATGCAGGAAGCTGAGATTCTGAGACTGAAGTTCTTCTTGAATAGTTCTGTCTTTGTTGCATCAAGTGACGTTAAAATCACTAGCCGTGTTTGCACCCTTCAAGTCTTTGTAGTTGCTAGCTAAATACAAGAAGGTTGAGCAACTATCAGTAATGTTCACTATGCCAATGCCAATTGTTTCTATGGAAGACTCGGCCCAGGGCTCAAATCGGCCCTGGTTGCCCTGGTGATAATGCACCACATATTCCTAAATAATAActatattctttaaaaaaagttcCTGCGGTGGAAATGTTCCTAAAGTAAACAAGTTCCTTTTAACCTTTCTACATTGTGGTGGTAGAAATGCGTTTAAAATTCCTGAGTTCCTGAAAAGATTCCTGAGACAGAAATGTGCCTATAGATTCTGGCTTGTGTATGACCTAGAAGCAATGTTCAGTACGCCAAACAGGAACTTAAATGGCTCCTAAAACCAACGTCACCATTACAGTGGGACAACTAGGGACTCTGTCTGGGGCTTGGGCCAGTTTGTGAATATCAATATATTTGTGAGAAACTATATTGATATTATGACAGACCTAGATCTAGAAACAGGTTCCACTAGTAATAAATCCTGAAAATGTTACTGTGCTGAAACAAGActaaaattcctttttttttaaaaaaaaaaaaaagaaaaaaaagaagattccTGCTATGGAAAAAGATTGTGATTATGATACACCAATTTGTAGTAGTAATCTGGGAATCATAAAATGTGATATAATATGTAGCATGAATTCCTTACAAATTCCCAAcatcaaaataaaatctaatttaaaaaCTAACATTTGTCATCATTCAGGTTCAAATGGAGAGTGAAGATCTGCAGATAAAACCAAAGCTCTACGAACGCTCCACTACGTTGCATATTTTGGGCCATCTCAGGGGTAGGTGTATCAGGGGTAGGTGTATCAAAGGTAGGTGTATCGGGGTAGGTGTATAAAGGGTAGGTGTATCAGGGGTAAGTGTATCGGGGGTAGGTGTATCGGGGGTAGGTGTATCGGGGGTAGGTGTATCGGGGGTAGGTGTATCAAGGGTAAGTGTATTAGGGGTAGGTGTATCGGGGGTAGGTGTATCGGGGGTAGGTGTATCAAGGGTAAGTGTATCGGGGGTAGGTGTATAAAGGGTAGGTGTATCAGGGGTAAGTGTATCGGGGGTAGGTGTATCGGGGGTAGGTGTATCGGGGGTAGGTGTATCGGGGGTAGGTGTATCAAGGGTAAGTGTATTAGGGGTAGGTGTATCGGGGGTAGGTGTATCGGGGGTAGGTGTATCAAGGGTAAGTGTATCGGGGGTAGGTGTATAAAGGGTAGGTGTATCAGGGGTAAGTGTATCGGGGGTAGGTGTATCGGGGGTAGGTGTATCAAGGGTAAGTGTATTAGGGGTAGGTGTATTGCTCAGCACCATTATAAGACGCTGTTTCTGAGGGCTGTAAATAACTGCTCTTCCTTACCAGGTCTACCTTCATAACTGGCTGTGGGAGAATCCTGTCTGGCCTGAAGCTCTGAAGATCTGCACTGCTATTTGGGATGCCATTGCTGATGGGATGCTCACTGTTATCTCTTGCCGTATAAGGTGACACTCTGGTGCTTTTGTTTAGATCGAATCCAAAAGTCTTGTTATGTTCCTGGAACTGCTCGGACCGTTTCAGAACCTGGGTGCTGTGGGTGGGTTGGAGGCCACTGCTCAGAGGTGGTAGAAGGGAAGGAGAACTAGGGTTGGTTAAACCCGGGGGATAGGTATAGACTGGGGCAGGAGTCTGGTAGGTTGGCGGTAAGGCAAAAGCTGGCTGGTGCAAGTAAGTGGGTCGAGGGTACAAGTGCGACCCGCTGTAGGTGGAGGTATAATCTTGAGATATGGCCCCATTACCGAATTGCTCTGAAAGGTTACTTGCACTCGCTACAGAACCTTTTATTCCATCGATCCCATCTGCGTTATAGCCCATAGACCAGGCATCCTGGCCGGGTTCACTTCTTCGGAATGCGCCGGGCTCCGGGTAAACCGGAGTGAAGGAATACCTCTCAGCATAGCGCTTCAGCAAGGTGGAGGCGCTGAGGGCGCTGATATCGTCAGAATATCCGGTGAAAGCTGGATGACTGGGCTGCGGATATGAAACAGGCTTAGGGTGGGCAGGAGGTGACGTGGTGGAAGTGATGTCATAGTGTTGCTCTGCCCACTCAGACGACCAGTGCATCTTTACCACATCTAGCAGGAAGAGAGACGTGGAAATTATTAGAAAGTGGAAGAGTGATTATGCAAATTAGTCACATGAGTGCGATTTGAGTATCAGAGCCTCGGATTAGCCGAGCAGGACCTTAGCTGAGATTGCTAGCTTGCTAGTTTAGCATGTATGCTCCAGGAAGCACATAATAGTCTGCACATCAGGGGTGATCGGTTCAAAGCTGTTAAGTCCCAATTTTGTAACTTACATACTTACACTtacataaccccccccccccccccccccagctttATGGGGAGTAACGGTCTCTGTcttaattggaaaaaaaattttaatatagtGAATGTGTGCtcacgtggtgtgtgtgtgtatataatatatatatttgttggtatattgtgtgtatttcCTGTTCTcctccaccccccaccccaaaagAAAGAAGGCTGCCTGTGGAATGTCAGGAATTCAGCCTGGGATCTATTTACAAAGGGAACATCCTctggacacacatacacacacacacacacacacacacacacacacacacacactcacatactcaatGCATGGCTCACAGTGAagaatattttcattaaaattcTCCTTTGATTGATTTGCTAACGTTAGCATGAGCAATGTTGTGTGTTAATCAGTAGAGCCACTAATGATGTGCGAAGCCATGATTCTGTCCAGAGAGATATGATGATATTATATCAATATCACAATTATTCACATCACAATACACAATTCTGAGATATCGCTGGTAATCAGTGTTATTGccggtgtgtgggtggggggaggggggagttAGGGTTGGGGGGGGTGAAATTCTAATCGATGTTAAATGAAGGTATTTTTGGACTTGTACAGGGAATTCTAAatcatttaacacatttaacGATTTCCTTTCTCATgataaatgacatttaaagtAAACTGTAAGAAACCGTGtaagaagcaaacaaacaaacaaacaaaaagacagaAGTCTGTTGTTAAATGTAAACGATATCATTTCCCTCCaggttttaaagttttaaatgttaacacaatgtctcagctgttaaagtcatcacacacaccacacaccacgcTAACAAGCTACATGCTTTACTattgcagcacacacacacacacacacacacacacacacacacacatacacacacacacaaaatgtaatGAATGACCTTAACTGTGTCTTGGactttgtctctgtgtgtgtgtaagttgatagtgatgtgtgttaacgTGTTTTACAGCCCACATGTACGAGAGCACAAGAGAAACCAGTGTTACCTGTTTAATATCcctcacttctctctcttttcaacGCTATacacctctctcgctctctcgctctctcgctctctctacaTATAATAAACATCACAGTCTCTTTTTATTTAGGGGGTGGGGGTGCAATAAAATGGACACatacaaacataaacacacaaatatgcaaacacacacacacacacacacacacacacacacacacacacacacacacacacacacacacacacacacacacgtacagatATCTTACCTTCTCATTTCCAGGCGTCTCCACACTAACATAGCAAAATGTTCAGTTCCACGCCGTCCTCTTCCTTCTGCAGCTCATTCACCCTCTCAGTGACACCATCCACACATCCACAGCCCTGCCCCCACGCCACAATACCCCACACTACACCATCCTACCCCACGCTGCCCCTCCCCCTACAACCCGCTTTTTTACCTAAAACCATTCCAGCTCTGCTCCAGGGGAACACAGGGTCTCTGGTAGTTACAAGGGTTGCCAgatctaaaaaattttttttacacaaaccttccattaaaaaacatttttttgtcaaATCACATACATTTGATATGTGCAGAGGTGTACCTATGGGGCAGGCAAGACAAGTAAATACCTGGGGCCCCGCATACTGAGAGGGCCCCCGAGGGCTGGTCatttaaataatcagaaatGTTCATCTTAAAATAATGTGCAGGAACATCTCAGCAACCCCTATAAAAGGGGGTCCTATCACGTTTGAGGCTCCTGTATGCTCCTGCACCACCCCGTTACTGTGTCTCTAGCTGCTGCAAATCAGTACTTTACGTTAGTTAATACgaggggcgtaacctggcctggtgCTGTAGCcctgaacattttttctttagcccacAAATAATTCTCCGCTTCTCCAGCGGTTTGTCACCATGttactgaacgtcagtaaaagaagacgccggtgttgtaattttatatctgcagtgaatggaggcgagaccaatcagacagcgtttacaggaaaatacgtggaaacactcacgtcttattggctgacggtctctcaattctgccaaacccTAGCTCCCTCGgtcagttagtgtgagggggaaaatatACCCTGAtttctactttatttatttatttatttatttatttttaccagtCAAGagattgaaactgaaacacacctgaagtaccatgaaatggttttggacctagacctggacgttctcgctgtggttgctgggactacggatgctgcgatggcctcgggactgcaATCACCACATACAGTTCTGCACTCAgatctcctttagtgaacattCTATTTAGCAGTACATTCAAAAAGCTTtgtgatggagaagaatctgggctcagccccgtATGATTGACAGCCTGGATAACGCCCCTGATTAATACGTTAGTTAATACATtagttaatattaattaaagatGGACAGTTTGTTTCCTCACTGAGGTTTGATTTCCTATTTGTAAAACACAAATATGGatgaagctgtaaaaaaaaaaaaacccaaacacttTATGTTCTGTTAGATATGTTTTGACTATTAAATGTACATTGTATAATTATGTCTGTAGGTcctgtgaaatatttttgttaaatgtttatattacacAGGGGGAAGAGGCACAGTTTTTAGCTCCTTTTCTTTATTCGTTCTTACGAttgttttcaataaagaaaCATGACGTGGTACTGCGAGTTTCAGGCTTTTGTTtgttctcgttttttttttttctggccctgaaattaaCTCCGCCCCTTGCTGGAAGTGATGCTGTATTCGAGTGGCAGTTCACAGGTATGAATGAATGCCAGTGTGTTATAGAATTAACAGTGAATCTGTCTTTGTAGTGAAGTTAATATTTGTGTTTActgctgatgctgtgagcagccatgttgatctGACATCACTCCCTGAATAATATCGTTCACACCACGAGTTTATTTCTCTTATTAACTCCAAGAGAGAACTAAGGGAACAACGgattacagctgctataacataagtgagaacattaaatataactctaaatggataaaaaaacacacacatacacacatacacactaacacacacacacacacacacacacacacacacacacatacactaacacacacacactgcactggtTCATTTTTTCAGTTTACAGAAAACACAGACATGCTGGAAAATGGTGGacattttattgaaaatgtGGAAGATTAAATGCTCAGAGTCAGAGTTAGGAAGTGAGAGATTGAGGTTTTAACTCTTTCAGCTTTTCTCCTCTCTGTGTTAATCCAGAGCATCCTGCAGTctgaggaggaaaccagagaagaaACAGCATGAGTGAGATATACACAAAGTAAATAATCAAATcctttattgtgtgtgtgtgtgtgtgtgtgtgtgtgtgtgtgtgtgtgtgtgtgtgtgtgtgtgtgtttgtgtgtatgtgtgtatatctgtgtgtatgtgtgtatgtgtgtatgtgtgtatgtgtgtgtgtgtatgtgtgtgtatctgtgtgtatgtgtatatatgtgtgtgtgtgtgtttatgtgtgtgtatgtgtatatatgtgtgtgtatgtggatatgtgtgtgtatgtgggtatgtgtgtatatgtgtgtttgtgtgtatgtgtgtatgtgtatatatgtgtgtgtgtgtgtgtttatgtgtgtgtttgtgtgtgtgtgtgtcctcacttTAAATCTTCTCCATCCAGCAGGGTTTTGTAGGTGGCGATTTCTGCCTCGAGTTTCATCTTCATGTTGAGTAGAGTCTGGTACTCCTGCCCCTGCTCTGTGATCTTTGCCCTGAGCTGCCCCAGTTCCGCCTCCAGCTGCATGATGATGCTGTTACATTTCTCCATCTCAACGTTGAAGCGGAGCTCAGTGTTCCTCAACGTGTCCTCCAGTGATGCTTTCTAATGGACAATAAACAgtgggtattattattattattattattattattattattattattattaccattattattattgtagttaATTGTTTAACATAATTTTAAATtagtattttctattttaatttgtattaaatgtaattttaacaTTTAGTCACTGTTCTCTAATTTAGCCAGCTCACGATTactgtttaattttaattaattatttactttaaggTTACTTCATTATCAActctttaattctgtattcttagaatttctgtttttattttaattttctctATTTACTGATTCATTCCTTACGCTGTTTTTAGTCACTTTCATTCctttgtaaagcactttgaggataataataataataataataataataataataataataataataataataatagtagtagtagtagtagtagtagtaataataataataataataataataataataataataataatagtaataataatagttgaaCGCTTGTACAGgaggtttttacattttttaatttaaattcagAAATGTTGAGTttgtaaatattggcaccctctgcTGCCAGTGAGGTGAATTACAGTTGAAACGCTGACCCCACCCATTCCGCTGAAACGATGTATGACTCGTGAGTTCCGTTTAAGTAAATACAGACCGCTTAGTTCCAgttgggggcgga comes from Ictalurus punctatus breed USDA103 chromosome 11, Coco_2.0, whole genome shotgun sequence and encodes:
- the si:dkey-195m11.8 gene encoding fidgetin-like protein 2, producing MHWSSEWAEQHYDITSTTSPPAHPKPVSYPQPSHPAFTGYSDDISALSASTLLKRYAERYSFTPVYPEPGAFRRSEPGQDAWSMGYNADGIDGIKGSVASASNLSEQFGNGAISQDYTSTYSGSHLYPRPTYLHQPAFALPPTYQTPAPVYTYPPGLTNPSSPSLLPPLSSGLQPTHSTQVLKRSEQFQEHNKTFGFDLNKSTRVSPYTARDNSEHPISNGIPNSSADLQSFRPDRILPQPVMKVDLVRKSSYLQPSETASYNGAEQYTYP